The Salvelinus namaycush isolate Seneca chromosome 8, SaNama_1.0, whole genome shotgun sequence genome has a segment encoding these proteins:
- the scpp1 gene encoding secretory calcium-binding phosphoprotein 1, translated as MKITIVIFCLVGAVYANPILYKVILEQSELESSNMNQTQSSSASQSPDQSDTSELKSSEESTSEDQSSESESESLESNSESSESLSLESESQSLEDRTDSNAIGDTRDNSQGSEENVRKNWIRVFAVRVLSAENNSSSEVKGQLDLPTNQGAVKQSTLSPTALTTNHSQPGDTVQSNAALALVESFLKASGSLSETSVSIDTSDVSTVNFDIRDTSNINDTSDSSESSESSESSDTSESSDSSNTSESKESDTSESEERHQSQATDCQKGVHSTACDSEEYFFQDIGDDGRYPMDDLLMPEEEHMELSLRR; from the exons ATGAAGATTACAATAGTGATATTTTGCTTGGTTGGGGCGGTTTATGCCAACCCA ATTCTGTACAAAGTTATTTTGGAGCAGAGCGAACTGGAATCATCAAACATG AATCAAACGCAAAGTTCATCCGCCTCACAATCTCCGGATCAAAGTGACACTTCAGAGCTCAAG AGCTCTGAAGAAAGTACCTCAGAGGACCAA AGTTCAGAGTCTGAGTCCGAATCATTGGAATCCAATTCAGAG TCTTCCGAGAGCCTTTCTTTGGAGAGTGAGAGCCAATCACTGGAGGACAGG ACTGACTCCAATGCTATTGGGGATACAAGAGACAACAGCCAAGGCAGTGAAGAAAACGTTCGAAAG AATTGGATCCGAGTGTTTGCCGTCCGAGTCTTGAGTGCAGAGAACAACAGCAGCTCTGAGGTCAAAGGGCAGCTGGACCTACCCACTAATCAGGGGGCAGTGAAACAGAGCACACTCTCTCCCACCGCCTTGACAACCAACCACAGCCAGCCTGGCGATACAGTTCAGAGCAACGCAGCCTTGGCATTGGTAGAGAGCTTCCTCAAAGCCTCTGGTTCTCTCAGTGAGACCAGTGTCAGCATTGATACCAGTGACGTCAGTACTGTTAACTTTGACATAAGAGACACAAGTAACATCAATGATACCAGCGATAGTAGCGAAAGCAGTGAAAGTAGCGAGAGCAGTGACACTAGTGAGAGCAGTGATAGCAGCAATACCAGTGAAAGTAAAGAGAGTGATACCAGtgagagtgaggagagacaccagagCCAAGCTACAGACTGCCAGAAGGGTGTGCACAGCACTGCCTGTGACAGTGAGGAATATTTCTTCCAAGATATAGGTGACGATGGTCGTTATCCAATGGATGATTTGCTCATGCCTGAAGAGGAGCATATGGAGTTGAGTTTACGAAGATAA